One stretch of Anguilla anguilla isolate fAngAng1 chromosome 5, fAngAng1.pri, whole genome shotgun sequence DNA includes these proteins:
- the LOC118228177 gene encoding coiled-coil domain-containing protein 39-like, protein MANAIFAEMGFGDIYSVPMANAENQALENELQMKRKEKSNLDNKISQHQETIQALSDFLKNIRQELLHTQALSEAVEKEAESEVHFKALADREMGCLQQEATQLGKDIHLLREKKNTLESEILRGSQKLEKMKNQLNWDQQTLDDWLEEFALEDEDTMVLVKYCRQDESRIKGLTLNIDKTTAEINQKYKALDKEWTKTMTAQVALDRVTENFHRAHSERQDLIHQWENAIEQMRKRDGDLEQCIMSLSQVNQDVRQRQEAIGEKKRQLEIQESNNQECEKKFTAARLLASKLRAEFRDNEFLCGQLKSEFEGLRSTVEQVATKVDAMRSQLASQNNDKKDKSFKLKNAKLLITALEQKIKEVTESASGVEGAASMMERMLEEEELANTELESTTHHHHRMLSQKIQDLQALKAKEENLMAEISRTQDVLRNLLRHLRNAEDDYVRNQELIESQDCQIKVVKEKLRRLKGVQNSEEDHAFRLELSALSKSIEEKKRTTIMLSQQLRSLEVESRCVKKTVEKVGAQRRDLTSKLVEMELCNEIVERELKKLIAKNQESLVEDNLLKLDAKRVRDRLQSETERVISLEKQRMNLEAAMKEKELEVDFNRDVLQTQVKISSQETQRLRMGMNENLSRIDKMKTKYETIAVPIMSADGEGERSLEYYMVQAAQEREELKRKGDKLDKKVSKKETEIEALENTLHAISRRREHRKVSGVLSLSTEDYQKHLQLEEQKRAVDENYSFKMRQIRELQQDIDGMNNTLDSLHQEEASLKEQRDENCRKILTLNKELETQKEKLERVTKQCSKLTGDVRSSKKTKSKTKEEYEIDLCQLNDFNKIVERMLLEAMDDDPDLRSVLQMHFQEVPFAFSIRTLLKGIHESQRPSL, encoded by the exons ATGGCAAACGCAATTTTTGCTGAAATGGGCTTTGGTGATATATACTCCGTTCCGATGGCAAACGCTGAAAACCAAGCACTTGAAAATGAG CTTCAGATGAAACGAAAAGAGAAGTCTAACTTGGATAACAAAATCAGCCAACACCAAGAGACAATCCAAGCCTTATCagattttctgaaaaacatCAGACAGGAGCTGCTTCACACCCAG gcGCTCTCCGAGGCTGTGGAGAAGGAGGCAGAGTCTGAGGTGCATTTCAAGGCCCTTGCAGATAGAGAGATGGGCTGCCTGCAGCAGGAAGCCACTCAGCTGGGGAAGGACATTCATCTgttgagggagaaaaagaacacACTGGAG AGTGAAATCCTCAGGGGCTCTCAGAAGCTGGAGAAGATGAAGAACCAACTGAACTGGGATCAGCAGACACTGGATGACTGGCTGGAGGAATTTGCACTGGAGGATGAAGACACCATGGTCCTGGTCAAATACTGCCGTCAGGACGAGAGCAGAATAAAG GGACTCACGCTGAATATTGACAAAACAACCGCGGAGATCAACCAGAAATACAAGGCCCTGGACAAGGAGTGGACCAAGACAATGACGGCACAG GTGGCGCTGGATAGGGTCACAGAAAATTTCCACAGGGCCCACAGTGAGCGGCAAGATCTCATTCATCAGTGGGAGAATGCCATTGAGCAGATGCGCAAGAGAGATGGCGATTTGGAGCAGTGCATCATG TCTCTCTCTCAAGTGAATCAGGACGTGAGACAGAGGCAGGAAGCGATaggagagaagaagagacagCTGGAAATCCAGGAGAGCAACAACCAGGAGTGCGAGAAGAAGTTTACGGCCGCCAGGCTGCTGGCGAGCAAGCTGAGGGCGGAGTTTCGGGACAACGAGTTCCTGTGCGGTCAACTGAAGAGCGAG TTTGAAGGCTTAAGGAGCACTGTGGAGCAGGTGGCTACCAAAGTAGATGCTATGAGGTCGCAGCTGGCAAGCCAGAATAATGACAAGAAGGATAAAAGCTTCAA GCTGAAAAATGCCAAGCTCCTCATCACAGCTCTGGAACAGAAAATTAAGGAAGTGACAGAGTCAGCCAGCGGTGTGGAGGGAGCGGCTTCCATGATGGAGCGaatgctggaggaggaggagctggccaATACC GAGCTGGAGTCTACGACGCATCACCATCACAGGATGCTGTCACAGAAGATACAGGACCTGCAGGCCCTGAAAGCCAAGGAGGAGAACTTAATGGCCGAGATCTCCAGGACCCAAGATGTCCTCAGGAACCTGCTTCGTCACCTCAGGAACGCGGAGGACGACTACGTCAGAAACCAGGAGCTGATTGAAAGCCAG GACTGCCAGATCAAGGTGGTGAAGGAGAAGCTGAGGCGTCTGAAAGGAGTTCAGAATTCTGAGGAAGACCACGCCTTTAGACTGGAGCTGTCTGCGTTGTCTAAGTCCatagaggagaaaaagagaaccACCATAATGCTGTCACAGCAGCTGAGAAGCTTGGAG GTGGAGAGTCGCTGCGTGAAGAAAACAGTAGAGAAGGTTGGAGCACAGAGGAGAGATCTGACCTCCAAGCTTGTGGAAATGGAGCTCTGTAATGAGATTGTTGAAAGGGAATTGAAGAAGCTTATTGCCAAAAATCAG GAATCCCTGGTGGAGGATAACCTCTTGAAGTTGGACGCGAAACGGGTTCGAGATCGGCTGCAGAGCGAGACTGAGCGCGTCATCTCTCTGGAGAAACAGAGGATGAATCTAGAGGCAGCGATGAAGGAGAAAGAGCTGGAGGTGGACTTTAACAGAGACGTGCTCCAAACGCAGGTGAAGATAAGCAGCCAGGAAACCCAGCGTCTCAG AATGGGGATGAACGAAAACCTGAGTCGGATCGACAAGATGAAGACAAAATATGAGACCATCGCAGTGCCTATCATGTCTgctgatggagagggagagcggtcACTGGAATATTACATGGTCCAG GCTGctcaggagagggaggagctcaAGCGCAAAGGCGACAAACTCGACAAAAAAGTCAGTAAGAAGGAGACGGAGATCGAGGCCCTGGAGAACACCCTGCACGCCATCAGCCGCAGAAGAGAGCACCGCAAGGTGTCCGGCGTGCTCAGCCTGTCCA CTGAGGATTATCAAAAACATCTGCAGCTCGAGGAGCAGAAGAGGGCTGTGGACGAGAATTACAGCTTTAAAATGAGGCAGATAAGAGAACTCCAACAGGATATCGAT GGCATGAACAACACACTTGATAGCCTCCATCAAGAGGAGGCCTCATTAAAGGAACAGAGGGATGAGAATTGCAGAAAGATCCTCACCCTGAACAAAGAACTGGAGACTCAGAAAGAAAAGCTGGAAAGGGTCACAAAGCAG